The following coding sequences lie in one Lacerta agilis isolate rLacAgi1 chromosome 4, rLacAgi1.pri, whole genome shotgun sequence genomic window:
- the LOC117044900 gene encoding putative olfactory receptor 52P1, whose translation MQPPASNLSLFSPSAFLLLGIPGLESLHTWLALPFFSMYLMAVLGNCSILLLIKTDPRLHQPMYLFLCMLSFTDLVLSTSALPKMLAIFWFGAGHISFSACLAQMFFIHSFTAMESGFFLAMAFDRYVAICKPLRHTSILTGARIATIGGAVVARGMVFFSPHPFLVGQLPFCKSKVIAHSYCEFMAVVKLACADTAITKAYSLTVASLIGALDVLFIALSYGLILRTVCHLPSKQAGLKALGTCGSHICVILVFYTTAVFTFLTHRFSHGSIPRHVHIVIANVYLLVPPTLNPIIYGVRTKQIRERVLRGLHFRKSV comes from the coding sequence ATGCAGCCTCCTGCCTCCAACCTCTCCCTCTTCAGTCCGTCCGCCTTCCTCCTGCTGGGGATCCCTGGGCTGGAGTCGCTCCACACCTGGCTGGCTCTGCCCTTCTTCTCCATGTACCTGATGGCCGTCCTTGGGAACTGCAGCATCCTCTTGCTCATCAAGACTGACCCGAGGCTCCACCAGCCCATGTACCTCTTCCTCTGCATGCTGTCCTTCACCGACCTGGTCCTCTCCACCTCCGCCCTGCCCAAGATGCTGGCCATCTTCTGGTTCGGGGCTGGACACATCAGCTTCAGTGCCTGCCTGGCCCAGATGTTCTTCATCCACTCCTTCACGGCCATGGAGTCCGGCTTCTTCCTGGCCATGGCCTTTGACCGCTATGTGGCCATTTGTAAACCACTGAGGCACACCAGCATCCTCACCGGTGCCCGCATTGCCACGATCGGTGGGGCGGTGGTGGCCCGGGGGATGGTGttcttctccccacaccccttcCTGGTGGGGCAGCTGCCTTTCTGCAAGAGCAAAGTCATTGCCCACAGTTACTGTGAGTTCATGGCTGTGGTCAAGCTGGCCTGTGCGGACACGGCCATCACAAAAGCATACAGCCTGACGGTGGCCTCCCTTATCGGAGCCCTGGATGTCCTCTTCATTGCGCTGTCCTATGGCCTGATCCTGCGCACTGTCTGCCACCTGCCCTCCAAACAGGCCGGCCTCAAGGCGCTGGGCACCTGTGGCTCCCACATCTGCGTCATCCTTGTTTTTTACACCACAGCTGTCTTCACATTCCTCACCCATCGCTTCAGTCATGGCAGCATCCCCCGTCATGTCCACATCGTCATTGCCAACGTCTACCTTCTGGTGCCCCCGACGCTGAACCCCATCATCTATGGAGTGAGGACAAAGCAGATCCGTGAGCGGGTGCTGCGGGGGCTCCACTTTCGGAAAAGTGTCTGA